A stretch of the Thiomicrorhabdus indica genome encodes the following:
- the nuoG gene encoding NADH-quinone oxidoreductase subunit NuoG, translated as MVKVEINGQVIEAHEGDMLIDVADGAQIPIPRFCYHKKLSIAANCRMCLVEVEGAWKPLPACATPVTDGMKVHTKSPKAIASQKSVMEFLLINHPLDCPICDQGGECELQDVAMDYGDDVSRYVEAKRVVGDKNAGPLISTDMTRCIHCTRCVRFGQEVAGMMELGATGRSEWMEIGTYVEKSITSEMSGNMIDLCPVGALTSKPFRYKARPWELKAHNSVAAHDSIGSNIIVHTKDDRVMRVVPAENESINEVWLSDRDRFSYEAIESEDRLTQPMVKENGQWKVVDWETALQVAVEGIQNLNDYSNIGVLASANSTLEELQLLQKLARGLGIKNIDFRTRQQDFSLDAKGFHTPSLAHSIEATDKLDAALLVGTYLRKELPILNTRLRKAVTVKNAKVFTVNPENFSFNYQTTGFYESGLVAELAGIAKAAAELKGESEELTSSANMADGHKQAAQILMDANDASIMVGQVSQLHPDYSVILKLANSIANNTGAKLSVLPIQANEVGAHLVNFLPAGGKNAQKMLDGMSAFINLGLEPEKDFVDGSKALNAMQSAGFVVNLTAFDSEYQREYADVMLPIATFAETAGTFVNANGLKQSFKMAAEPKGDAKAAWKILRVMGNMFNLSGFDHTHTNEVLREVLDNKHSQIAFATFDCSLPSSNNDTQCQLVSPYQMDALVRRSPSLQATPDADTATMGRVGLDTAKGDN; from the coding sequence ATGGTAAAAGTTGAAATAAACGGACAAGTTATTGAGGCCCATGAAGGTGACATGCTGATCGATGTTGCTGATGGGGCACAGATTCCGATTCCCCGTTTTTGTTACCACAAAAAACTATCGATTGCCGCTAACTGTCGTATGTGTTTAGTAGAAGTAGAAGGTGCTTGGAAGCCTCTTCCTGCTTGTGCAACGCCTGTGACAGACGGCATGAAGGTGCACACGAAATCGCCAAAAGCGATTGCATCTCAGAAATCTGTGATGGAATTTTTATTGATTAACCACCCACTAGATTGCCCAATCTGCGATCAAGGTGGCGAGTGCGAGTTACAAGATGTTGCTATGGATTATGGTGATGATGTTTCTCGTTATGTTGAAGCGAAACGTGTCGTTGGTGATAAAAACGCAGGTCCGTTGATCAGCACTGATATGACTCGTTGTATCCACTGTACTCGTTGTGTTCGTTTTGGTCAGGAAGTGGCTGGAATGATGGAGTTGGGTGCGACAGGTCGTTCAGAATGGATGGAAATTGGCACTTATGTTGAGAAATCAATTACTTCTGAAATGTCAGGAAATATGATTGATTTATGTCCTGTTGGTGCTTTGACTTCTAAGCCGTTCCGCTATAAAGCTCGTCCATGGGAACTTAAAGCACACAATTCTGTAGCAGCTCATGACTCTATTGGATCAAACATTATCGTCCATACAAAAGATGATCGAGTAATGCGTGTTGTGCCTGCTGAAAACGAATCAATTAATGAGGTATGGTTATCTGACCGTGATCGTTTTTCTTACGAAGCGATTGAGTCAGAAGATCGATTAACTCAGCCAATGGTTAAAGAAAATGGTCAATGGAAAGTTGTTGACTGGGAAACAGCACTTCAAGTTGCCGTTGAAGGTATTCAAAATCTTAACGATTACAGTAATATTGGTGTTTTGGCTTCAGCGAATTCAACACTTGAAGAATTGCAGTTATTGCAAAAGCTAGCTCGTGGTTTAGGAATCAAAAATATTGACTTCCGTACTCGTCAGCAGGATTTTTCATTGGATGCTAAAGGCTTCCATACGCCTTCACTTGCTCATTCTATTGAAGCAACGGACAAATTAGATGCCGCCTTGCTAGTTGGTACATATTTGCGTAAAGAATTGCCGATTTTAAATACGCGTTTACGTAAAGCAGTCACTGTGAAAAATGCAAAAGTATTTACAGTTAACCCTGAAAACTTTTCATTCAACTATCAAACGACAGGTTTTTATGAATCTGGTTTGGTTGCAGAATTAGCTGGAATCGCGAAAGCGGCTGCGGAATTAAAAGGGGAATCAGAAGAACTGACATCCTCTGCTAATATGGCAGATGGGCATAAGCAAGCAGCTCAAATTTTAATGGATGCGAATGATGCTTCTATTATGGTTGGACAGGTTTCGCAGTTGCATCCTGACTATTCAGTGATTCTTAAGTTAGCAAATAGCATCGCGAATAATACCGGTGCTAAATTAAGTGTTCTTCCCATTCAAGCAAATGAAGTTGGGGCTCATCTAGTGAATTTCTTACCGGCCGGTGGTAAAAATGCACAAAAGATGCTTGATGGTATGAGTGCTTTTATTAACCTCGGTCTAGAACCTGAAAAAGACTTTGTTGATGGAAGTAAGGCTTTGAATGCAATGCAGAGTGCTGGATTCGTTGTGAATTTAACGGCCTTCGATAGCGAATATCAACGTGAATACGCTGATGTAATGCTACCGATTGCCACTTTTGCCGAAACTGCAGGGACATTTGTTAATGCTAACGGTTTAAAGCAATCGTTCAAAATGGCGGCTGAACCAAAAGGTGATGCGAAAGCTGCTTGGAAAATATTGCGTGTCATGGGCAATATGTTCAATCTTTCTGGTTTTGATCACACGCATACCAATGAAGTTTTACGAGAAGTTCTCGATAATAAGCATTCACAAATTGCATTTGCAACTTTTGATTGCAGTTTACCTTCATCTAATAACGACACTCAGTGTCAGTTGGTATCTCCATATCAAATGGATGCCTTGGTTCGCCGAAGCCCATCCTTACAAGCAACACCAGATGCAGATACCGCAACGATGGGTCGTGTTGGTCTAGATACAGCAAAAGGGGATAATTAA
- the nuoF gene encoding NADH-quinone oxidoreductase subunit NuoF: protein MVHQSENCFRLNQLERSYDIDVYMENGGYEVWKKVVSGELTPPEIIEEVKASNIRGRGGAGFPTGLKWSFMNREAPGQKYIVCNSDEGEPGTFKDRDIHRYNPHALVEGMMIAGYVIGASQGYNYIRGEFWEPYQIFKNAINQAREAGLLGKDILGSGWDFDLHVHLGAGAYICGEETALLESIEGKKGQPRFKPPFPASYGLYGRPTTINNTETLASIPMILSKGGKWFNDLGVKNAGGTKLYSVSGHVNNPGNFEVRMGTPFKELLKLAGGIWKGRELKCVIPGGASTAIIPADKALEMNMDYDSIANAGSFLGAGSMIVMDDQTDIVKVCQNLSHFYWDESCGQCTPCREGTGWLMRVLNRIVEGKGRPEDIAALKDVSGKIMGNVICGLGDAATIALTSAVDQYEHEFQHYIEHGCSIYDRV from the coding sequence ATGGTTCATCAAAGTGAAAACTGTTTTCGTCTAAATCAACTAGAACGTTCCTACGACATTGATGTCTATATGGAAAATGGTGGCTACGAAGTTTGGAAAAAAGTTGTTTCAGGCGAATTAACACCTCCGGAAATTATTGAAGAAGTTAAAGCGTCTAACATTCGTGGCCGAGGTGGAGCAGGGTTCCCAACTGGTCTCAAGTGGAGCTTCATGAATCGCGAGGCACCAGGTCAAAAATATATCGTCTGTAATTCGGATGAAGGGGAACCAGGTACCTTTAAAGACCGTGATATTCATCGTTATAACCCTCATGCTTTAGTTGAAGGTATGATGATTGCTGGTTATGTAATCGGTGCTTCACAGGGCTATAACTATATACGTGGCGAGTTTTGGGAACCATATCAGATTTTTAAAAACGCGATTAATCAAGCTCGTGAGGCTGGGTTACTTGGAAAAGATATTTTAGGTTCTGGCTGGGATTTTGATTTGCATGTGCACTTAGGTGCTGGTGCCTATATCTGTGGTGAAGAGACGGCTTTATTAGAGTCGATTGAAGGTAAGAAAGGTCAACCTCGTTTTAAACCACCGTTCCCTGCTAGTTATGGTCTTTATGGTCGTCCAACAACGATTAATAACACTGAAACACTTGCGTCAATTCCAATGATTTTGTCTAAAGGTGGTAAATGGTTTAACGATCTTGGTGTGAAAAATGCCGGTGGTACTAAGCTTTATTCAGTTTCTGGCCACGTTAATAATCCGGGTAACTTTGAAGTTCGGATGGGAACACCATTTAAAGAATTGTTAAAGCTAGCCGGTGGTATCTGGAAGGGACGTGAATTGAAATGCGTTATTCCGGGTGGTGCTTCAACAGCGATTATTCCTGCTGATAAAGCGCTTGAAATGAACATGGATTATGACTCTATTGCGAATGCCGGTTCATTTTTAGGAGCTGGATCAATGATTGTGATGGATGACCAAACGGATATTGTTAAAGTTTGCCAAAATTTGTCGCATTTCTATTGGGATGAGTCTTGTGGTCAATGTACTCCTTGTAGAGAAGGTACAGGTTGGCTGATGCGAGTTTTAAACCGAATAGTAGAAGGCAAAGGGCGTCCTGAAGACATTGCCGCATTAAAAGATGTTTCTGGCAAAATCATGGGGAATGTAATTTGTGGTTTGGGTGATGCTGCGACAATTGCATTAACAAGTGCGGTTGATCAGTATGAACACGAATTTCAGCATTATATAGAACACGGATGCAGTATATACGATCGCGTATAA